One Mercurialis annua linkage group LG3, ddMerAnnu1.2, whole genome shotgun sequence DNA window includes the following coding sequences:
- the LOC126672462 gene encoding uncharacterized protein LOC126672462 — MVYHDRDAPVKLITYEWTPSPKERLHDSGMVSRGLLDIFRFSWFAEGSTWKKLKADQKTFYWEEFKKKFFWDSIYPEQLIRDVFMRHAVNRYKDTLHTLKGKRDDSVNDTVWDAWQAEWATVEAKNKSDIARANRMSEPTGPGTGPMRHTATSCSGVKHMTGQELGRIPTYAKLYVRMHSTQKDQTKFVDKRSKDKHEPSTPHTIDEIQLFLSLEGVKKQRVYGVGSAAASYIASSQTSHSRGGSSSSQQTQTPEEIGERIQTEVEARVHGMEERVRGQVQRDIEATVDDQIADRVCSELAKMMNSLPPGFCPLQPPRGPDDEDINRL; from the exons atggtgtatcacgaccgtgatgctccTGTCAAGCTAATAACATACGAATGGACTCCGTCCCCTAA GGAGAGACTACATGATAGTGGCATGGTCTCTAGAGGCTTGCTTGACATCTTTCGATTCTCGTGGTTCGCAGAGGGTTCAACTTGGAAAAAATTAAAGGCGGACCAAAAAACGTTCTATTGGGAGGAGTTCAAG AAGAAGTTTTTTTGGGACTCGATCTACCCCGAGCAATTGATCAGAGATGTGTTTATGAGGCATGCTGTAAATCGCTACAAGGACACTCTGCATACGCTGAAGGGAAAGAGGGATGACAGCGTCAACGATACTGTTTGGGATGCCTGGCAGGCAGAGTGGGCTACGGTGGAGGCAAAGAACAAGTCGGACATCGCCCGGGCTAACCGGATGAGTGAGCCGACAGGGCCAGGGACAGGACCGATGCGCCACACTGCAACATCTTGCTCGGGCGTGAAGCATATGACT ggTCAGGAGCTCGGTCGTATACCGACCTACGCTAAGTTGTATGTTCGTATGCACTCGACGCAGAAGGATCAGACCAAGTTTGTGGACAAGAGGTCCAAGGATAAGCAT GAA CCGTCGACTCCACATACCATCGACGAGATCCAGTTGTTCTTGTCGCTCGAGGGGGTGAAGAAGCAGCGGGTTTATGGAGTTGGTTCAGCTGCGGCTTCATACATCGCATCGTCACAGACCAGCCATTCCCGTGGAGGTTCATCGTCGTCCCAGCAGACTCAGACGCCCGAGGAAATAGGGGAGAGGATTCAGACAGAGGTCGAGGCACGGGTGCATGGGATGGAGGAGCGGGTGCGAGGGCAGGTTCAGAGGGACATAGAGGCTACCGTGGACGATCAGATTGCTGATAGAGTCTGTTCGGAGCTGGCGAAGATGATGAATTCTCTACCGCCAGGTTTTTGCCCCCTGCAGCCCCCACGAGGCCCGGATGACGAGGACATCAATAGATTGTAG